One window of Caldisericia bacterium genomic DNA carries:
- a CDS encoding signal recognition particle-docking protein FtsY, with the protein MNLFKFFEFIKDRREDLESFEDFLLLSGFGIDFSQRLMKIYKKGGMDDVKKSLYEILEGSERDLKVCETSIYLFLGVNGGGKTTSIAKLGNYFKEKGERVLFIQGDTFRTGANEQLKIWGERIKVEVFSGRRGDDPGSVIYDGLNFGLNRGFNKIFIDTAGRLETKKNLILELKKIKGVIEKNFMEITETILIIDSTEGENIYSQVEKFNEAMNVTGLFITKIDSTIKPGILFPVYEKYKIPILFLSYGEDLRSFEKFERKKFIEAIFKDFS; encoded by the coding sequence ATGAATCTTTTCAAATTTTTTGAATTTATAAAAGATAGAAGAGAAGATCTTGAGAGTTTCGAAGATTTTTTGCTTCTATCAGGCTTTGGAATTGATTTTTCTCAAAGATTAATGAAAATTTATAAAAAGGGTGGAATGGATGATGTTAAAAAAAGTTTGTATGAAATTTTAGAGGGAAGTGAGAGAGATTTAAAAGTATGTGAGACCTCAATTTATCTCTTTTTAGGAGTTAATGGAGGTGGTAAAACAACATCAATTGCAAAATTGGGTAATTATTTTAAAGAAAAAGGAGAAAGGGTTCTTTTTATTCAAGGTGATACATTTAGAACTGGTGCAAATGAACAACTTAAAATTTGGGGAGAAAGGATTAAAGTAGAAGTTTTTAGTGGAAGAAGAGGAGATGATCCTGGAAGTGTGATATATGATGGATTAAATTTTGGATTAAATAGAGGATTTAATAAAATTTTTATTGATACAGCAGGAAGGTTAGAGACAAAAAAGAATTTAATTCTTGAACTTAAAAAGATAAAAGGAGTGATTGAGAAAAATTTTATGGAGATAACAGAAACAATTCTTATTATTGATTCAACAGAAGGAGAAAACATTTACTCTCAAGTTGAAAAATTTAATGAGGCAATGAATGTAACAGGATTATTTATAACAAAAATTGATTCAACAATAAAGCCTGGAATTCTTTTTCCAGTTTATGAAAAATATAAAATTCCAATTCTATTTTTATCTTATGGAGAAGATTTGAGAAGTTTTGAGAAATTTGAAAGAAAAAAATTTATAGAAGCGATTTTTAAAGACTTTTCTTAA
- a CDS encoding radical SAM protein, which yields MEERDVREIVYGPVLSWRYRKSLGINLLGKTKRICTFSCIYCELGPFKVKEIKDLYRSNREIFVETEIIIDEFKKFLNFDFDVITFSGAGEPTLAKNIGETSKKIKELKPEKPLVLLTNSSLLYLDEVIKDILNFDIIDAKIDAISEESFKKVNRPTNGITIDKNLFGIRKLKENFKGKLHIQIMVTQININEIEKIANFVDEIKPDEVHLNTPTRYPWKKPIPKEILIPLKKFFKNLKVRTPYD from the coding sequence ATGGAAGAGAGAGATGTAAGAGAAATTGTCTATGGACCTGTCCTTTCTTGGAGATATAGAAAATCTCTTGGAATAAACCTTTTAGGAAAAACAAAAAGAATTTGCACATTCTCTTGCATTTATTGTGAACTTGGACCCTTTAAGGTTAAAGAGATAAAAGATTTATATAGATCAAATAGAGAAATTTTTGTTGAGACTGAAATCATAATTGATGAGTTTAAAAAATTTTTAAATTTTGATTTTGATGTTATAACATTTTCAGGGGCAGGAGAGCCAACTTTAGCAAAAAATATAGGCGAGACCTCAAAAAAAATAAAAGAGTTGAAGCCTGAAAAACCACTTGTTTTACTTACAAACTCATCTCTTCTCTATTTAGATGAAGTAATAAAAGATATATTAAATTTTGATATAATTGATGCAAAAATTGACGCAATAAGCGAAGAAAGTTTTAAAAAAGTAAATAGGCCAACTAATGGAATAACAATAGATAAAAACCTTTTTGGAATTAGAAAATTAAAAGAAAATTTTAAGGGTAAACTACATATTCAAATTATGGTTACTCAAATAAACATAAATGAAATTGAGAAAATTGCAAATTTTGTAGATGAAATAAAACCAGACGAAGTTCATCTAAATACACCTACAAGATATCCTTGGAAAAAACCAATCCCAAAAGAAATCCTTATACCACTTAAAAAATTTTTTAAAAATCTTAAAGTTAGAACTCCTTATGACTAA